Part of the Fodinicola acaciae genome is shown below.
GCGCAGCGACCAAATCAAGCATCGCAAGGCCAAAGGCTCAGCCGGCGGCAGACCGCCGGCCTTCGACCCCGAACGCTACGCTCAGCGCAACACCGTTGAACGCCGCTTCAACCGACTCAAGCAATGGCGTGCCATCACCAACCGCTTCGACAAATACGCCATGACCAACCTCGGCGGCGTACTCCTGGCATGCGCGGTCATCCACGTCCGCCGCAAAGTCACGAGAATTTAGAGACACGCCCTAGCAGATTGTCGCCGAGGTGCGCCGGATGAGCTCAAGCGGCGGATTCCTGGCGGCCACGTTCGGCTACGGTTCGCTGGCCGATCATCGGGACGGCGGCCATCGTCGGAGTCGCTTTCCGTTGGAACCGGCGTCGTCGGTTACGTCCACCGCGCGTCGCAAGTAATGCCGTCGGCCGGGACGGGCCGTTCTCGCCGCTGAACCAAATCAATGGACCTTTCCAGGCGCGGGTGCGATTGTCGTACGCGTGACCATCCAGATCGTCCACCTGCGCGGACCCGACTTCGCCGCACTCGCCGCCGGTCGGCTGCCGACAGACCCGCCGGTGCCACTCACCCCGCATTTCCTCACACCTGACTGGTCCAGCACCTGGCGCCGGCGAGCCAGACAGGTCGCCGCACACCCCGCTGACGCCGCCTGGGTCACCGGCATTATCTGGGACGACGATCGCGAAATCGCCACCGGTCGCGCCGGATTCCACGCGTCGCCGGACGAGCGCGGCATGGTCGAGATAGGGTACGCCGTCGACCCTGCCTATCGCCGCCAGGGCTACGCGCGCGCCGCGCTGGAAATCCTGTTGGCGCGCGCCAAAAGTGAGCCGACCGTGCGGGTCGTCCGCGTGACCGTACGACCAGACAACACCGCTTCACTCAACCTGATCAAGCAATATCCGTTCGTCGAGGTCGGCGAACAGTGGGACGACGAGGACGGCCTGGAGATCG
Proteins encoded:
- a CDS encoding GNAT family N-acetyltransferase gives rise to the protein MTIQIVHLRGPDFAALAAGRLPTDPPVPLTPHFLTPDWSSTWRRRARQVAAHPADAAWVTGIIWDDDREIATGRAGFHASPDERGMVEIGYAVDPAYRRQGYARAALEILLARAKSEPTVRVVRVTVRPDNTASLNLIKQYPFVEVGEQWDDEDGLEIVLDMPAKA